The Lacerta agilis isolate rLacAgi1 chromosome 5, rLacAgi1.pri, whole genome shotgun sequence genome has a segment encoding these proteins:
- the TIMM23B gene encoding putative mitochondrial import inner membrane translocase subunit Tim23B — protein sequence MEGGAGNSKGSGLGGLFGGAAMGGPGYSHADLAGVPLTGMNPLSPYLNVDPRYLIQDTDEFILPTGASKTRGRFELAFFTIGGCCMTGAAFGALNGLRLGLKETQSMAWSKPRNVQILNMVTRQGALWANTLGSLALLYSAFGVIIEKTRGAEDDLNTVAAGTMTGMLYKSTGGLRGIARGGVAGLMLTSLYAVYNNWEHMKGSVQRQSL from the exons ATGGAAGGGGGAGCCGGGAACTCGAAGGGCTCCGGGCTCGGCGGCCTCTTCGGCGGCGCGGCGATGGGTGGGCCCGGCTATTCCCACGCGGACCTGGCCGGAGTCCCTC tgacTGGAATGAATCCTTTGTCTCCATATTTAAATGTAGATCCCAGATACCTTATACAG GACACGGATGAATTCATTTTACCCACTGGAGCTAGCAAAACTAGGGGCAGGTTTGAGCTGGCATTCTTTACAATTGGAGGATGCTGCATGACAG GAGCTGCATTTGGTGCACTAAATGGCCTGCGACTGGGCTTGAAGGAGACACAGAGCATGGCTTGGTCTAAACCTAGAAATGTACA GATTTTAAATATGGTGACAAGGCAAGGGGCATTATGGGCCAACACTCTTGGATCTCTAG CACTGTTGTATAGCGCATTTGGAGTCATAATTGAAAAAACACGAGGTGCAGAAGATGATCTGAACACAGTTGCTGCTGGGACCATGACAGGCATGCTGTATAAAAGCACAG GTGGACTACGAGGGATAGCGAGAGGTGGCGTTGCAGGACTCATGCTCACTAGTCTCTATGCTGTCTACAACAACTGGGAGCACATGAAGGGCTCAGTACAGAGGCAATCACTCTGA